GTGCTATAGGACCTGAGATCTTCGACGGCGTTCAACTTGTTTCCCTTCTCTCTCCTGGCCTGTATGAGTGTCTCCATCGTAGTGGCATTCTCACGCATAACCTGGGCAACCTTGCTCCATTGTTCTTCCTGTGCCGGTGTGATTTTGAGCTTGGCATGAAGTTCATTGATGCGCGCCTCGGTCCGGTCAATTTGGGACGCCTTCGGCTTACTTTCAGGGGAAGTGGTCTCTGCTGCCCTTGATGGCAGCGGACGTGCGAGAACGATGCTCATGCAAAAACAGACAGCCGCAATAAAAACTGCTGTGGAGCAGGTGAATCGACAATTGATGCGTTTCATGGTCTACCTCCTTCGGGAATGACGCTAAGTTCGGCTACCTGGACGATCCCGTCTTCTCTCCCTCGAATGTTACAGAGCCAGCAGGATCAATCACCATGTGAATCCGGTCGCCTGATTTTTTGAGCGTGCTGAGCTGAGCAATCTCCTCCTCGGTACCGGTGAAGAAGGCTGCAAGTACGGTCACAAAGCCTTTCCCAAATACAACTTCCTCCATTTTGCTCATCTTCATGAGTTCCATAACTACCTCCTGAGCTTAGCTGGGAATTAAGGCAACACCTATCGAACCCAGCAGGTACACGGCCGATCAGAACGCGTAACATTCCTCTTCCACCGTCTCGCATTTTCCCGAGAGGGATTACAGTGCTTGGAACGATTTCATGATCTCGTCGAACTCAGTCTTCATCTTGGTAAAGTCCTGCCGTTTGGTTGAGGCAGCAGCGAAGAGCAGGAGATGATCCGGCGCCTTCTGCACCAAGTACTCGACATAACGCTCTCCCGGTTCATACGCATCGGCCACCATGTAAAGGGCCGGAGCATTTCCAAGAGTAGTGAGGCGGCACTCGTAGACCTTGACCGGCGCCTTGGAAAGCTTCGAAAGCTCTCCGGGAAGGGTACGGCACGTTTCCTCGGCGGCCTGGCCGGACTGCGGAATGGTCCCCGGCTGCTGGAAGACGGATATACTGAAGCTTGGGCCGTCAGTTTTGTGGTAGTACTCCACCTCACCACCTGCGATCTTCTCCTTCAGCTTGGCATAGAGCTCCTCAGGCATGTCCAGGAGTGTCCGGTTCTTCTCGGCGGCCTCGAAGACCGCCTCCACAAACTCCGGCTTTTCCTTCACGCCTGTTTTATTCACGACCGTCCAGCCCGAGGGTAGTTCGATGCGAAACCCGAAATCGCTCTGGTAGACGGCTGCGAATGCGGTCAATGCCCACAAGAGAGCCGCGAGCAACCCTCCGGATAGGATCTTCTTCATGGTGGACCTCCTCCTCATGTACTTTCTGCTAGTGCCTCCGTTTCGATTGATCGTAAATATAGCCACCCACGGCTCCTGCAGCGGCGCCAATCGCTGCTCCTCCGGCAATGCTGTGGCCGGTGATGGCACCGAGTGCGGCACCGGCACCCGCGCCGATCGCCCCGCCACTCAGGGTTCGCTGTTGCTGGGGGGTCATGTTTGCACACCCCGCAAGTAACCCCAGCACCACCATGATGGCCGTGAGTGTCCTGATTACTTTCATGTCGCGCCCTCCTTTGCCCCGCAAACGTATCGCAAGCCCTAACCCGATTGCAACGCGTTACGCAGTGCTGATGTGCTGGAGTGCTCTCTTTGCGCACCCTGCTTTTCGTCTTACTCCTTGTCGTATTATGTACTTATCAGCTCCTTGTCAAGAGCGGTGATCTGACATCAATCGACAGGCTCTTGCGCCTGAGACCAGATCGTCTGGAGTATGAACAGAAATTCGTTTCCTTGTTCTTACCTCTCTCCCCTCAAAAACGATACCCGATTCCCGCCAGAAATATGTCACTATCCCGGTTGTTGGTCGTGGTCACCCGGTGCCATGTGGCGCGGAGTATCCAGTGCTCGGTGAACCGGATATTGCTCGACAAGGACACCAACCAGTCGAGTTTCGTGACGTTGTTCGGTCCGCTGGAGTCGTAGGCGAGATAGGGGCCAACCCCTATCTCCAGCCCGAACCGGTCGTTAAGAAAGGTGCGGCCTGCCCAGATCTCCGTGGCGGGACCCGTGCGCGAAATGGGATTATGCTCGTTGAGCCAGCCGACTGTCCAGTCAACATGGGCTGCGAGGTTGCGCCGGTACTGGAGGTACTCGGCGGGAGCGGATGAATCGTTATTCGAGTTGGCGACCGTGCGTCCGGCGAAGAAGGTCACTTCGTTCTTCAGGTCCTGCACCGGAGCCGGGCTCGGTCCGGTGGCCGGGCCCGGTGTCGCCTGTTTATCGAGCTGGTAGCCGAGCCCGATGGTCGCGCTGAGGGTGTTGATGCTGTTGGCTGTGACGACGTAATTCACTTTCCCCTGGATAATAAAGCGGCTGTCGGTGTACCAGTTGGCTGCGGCGCTGAAGATCGCACCCACCCCGTGTTGATCCGAATAGGTGGGCCCGGTGGTTGCCAATACGGTATCCCAGTAGAGATAGGGGCCGACCCCCACACCCAAGGAGAGGCGCCGGTTGAGCACGTTGATGCGTGCCCAGCCCTGAAAATCGAGGCCATCCCGTTTGTGGTTCGGAAAGTGACCCTCGTTGAGATAGCCGATGCTCCATGCCAGGTTCTCCCCGAACCCCTGAAAGTAGGAGACCCCGTAGGAGTAAGTCTGGGAGCTTTTCGTGGCGCCGGTCTCGCGCGTTTCTCCCCCGCGTATGTACACTTCCTGGGCTCCCACGAGATATGGTACTGCAACAACGCCGAGCAAAAGAAGAGCAAACAGAACGGTGCGCATGGGTTGCCTCCAGGTCAGATAGCATTGTGCGTCGCTTTCGTCTTCGTGCGTACGCTGAGCACGCTACGGAATCGAGCACTTCATGGAGCTTATGCAAAGTGCTTCTCTGCTCACTTCGTCTGGATCATCAGTTTGCTGGTGACGGACTTGACACCCTTGACGCTGTTCGCGAGCGCTATGAGGCGGTCTTCAGACTCCTTGTTGGGCACCACGCCGAGGAGGGTGACGTTGCCGTTGAACACGTCGGTGTTGATCTTGAGGATGCTCAGGTCCTTGTCCTCGACAATCTTCGTCCTGATCGTGTTCGCGATGGTCGTATCGTCAACCATCTCGCCGGCGGTCCTTCCCGTAGTTGATTGGCAAGCGTAACAAAGGGACAATGCGAAACCGATAAGGAATGTAGCGTAGATAATCTTTTTCATGGCGTACCTCCTAGCCAGAGAGAATTCCTTAGCCTTTCTTTAAGGTCTGCAGTGAAGCCTGTCAAGGCAGGAGAGGGATCTTGTTTGGGATGAGCAAGATAAGATATTGGATGATTCCTCGGCATCAGCAGTGCGCACGCGCGAACCAGCCTTATCGGACCAGACCAAGCAGGCCGATGATGATCAGGTATATCGCCACAATGTAGTTGAGTAACCTTGGAATGATAAGGATCAGGATACCGGCCATCAACGAAATGATTGCGTGATGCATGGGCGCTACTGTCATACGTAGACTCCTTTTCTTTGCTCGCTCGAGACCCGGGAACAGGGCCAGCAGCCTATGTATCGCTCTTCGCCGCACCCAGGTCTGCCTCTCGGGTCGCCGAGAGTCATCTCATTAATCTTGTTGTCCAAGAGTCTGTTTGTCAACCTCCGGCGGTCTTGCAATCTATGAGGCTCCGACAATCGAATAAGGTAGAATCTTGGGTGCGAATGACAGGGCCGTTTCCTGCCTTGCTCAATTGAGTTTCAAGAATTATGATTCAAGATGAGCGAGAACCTTGGGTCGTGTGCCAGGAGAGAATGGCCGCTGATTACGCCGCTGGTACTCGACAGATGCAGGCAGTATGGGCCCATAGCACAGATATCAGGTATAGTTTGTCTTGCGGCATTCCTTGTTGCCTGCCATGGGAGCGGCAGCGCGCAGGCCGATAAAGAGGAGCGCGCCAAGAACAAAGCCGCGGTCGAGGAGAAAGCGGCAGGCAAGGGCAGTAACGCACCAGCGGCCGATGCGATCACGAAGAGCGAAGCTCAGGCAGTTGATCCCGCCGGCAAAGAGCACCTGGATGATGCCATCACGTGTCTTGCGCGCACTATATATTGGGAAGCCAGGAGCGCAGGCGTTGCTGACATGGAAGCCATCGCCAATGTCGTCATGAACCGGCTCGGCCACGAAGGTTTCCCGAGCACTATCTGTGAAATCGTCAAAAAAGGGCAAAAGCAGCGCACCTGCCAATTTTCCTGGTGGTGCGATGGACTTCCGGACACGGCGCAGGACGAGAAGTCCTATGCGGTTGCCAAAGAAATTGCACGTAAGGCGCTCAACCGGGAACTGGTCGATGTGACCAGGGGGGCTCTCTACTTCCGCGGTAAAGGATCATCTCCCGCCTGGGCGAAGAAATATATGAGGACCGCCACCGTCGGCAGCCACGTATTCTACAAGCCGCGTGGTGGCAAGGCGAAATGAGAGAGGCGACAGCGCATCATTGTACTGGCTCGCTAGATACCGCAGGGTGCTGCAGAGCTCGCAAAGGAACCGTTGGGCGAGTGCGTGACGGGTCATATCAAGAAATGCAAGATATAGGGAGGTTGTCATGCTGTACTGGGCTCTTGTTTTCTTTATTGTTGCGATCGTCGCGGCAGTCTTTGGTTTTACTGGCATTGCTTTGGCCGCAGCAGGAATTGCCAAAGTCTTTTTCGCTATCTTTCTTGTGCTCTTCCTCATCAGCTTGCTGACGCACCTATGGAAACGCCCCAGAGCTTAAGCTAGCTGGACGGAACGGAGAATCACGTGGCCATGAGGCCGCTCAGGTCGCACCTCTTCTATGTTCTGCCCGCTGTGGGCTTGGGCGCTCTGACCCTGCTGTTTCTGATTTTTGTTCTTCGGTATGTTGACCTGAAGCCGCGGGTGGATCAAAACTTTTTCTTTTCCAGCCATGATCCTCAACTTCAAGCTGACCGGCAGATTTCCAGGATCTTCATGCAGGAACCGCAGCTCATCCTGAGCGCGGGGGAGAGATTCATTCTCCACGTTATCTGGGCAAGGTCAGAGCGCTAACGAATGAACTCGGAACGTTCCCGGAGATAGACACGGTCGAGTCCTTGACGCAAGGTCCGCACGATGTCGAGGAGGCCCTGAGAAGCCCTTCGTGTGCCCATAGACATCATTTCGGCGCCGGGCGCCAACATTGCAATCGGCATTGGTGTGGACGCAACGATCCACGTGCTTATCTGGGTGCGGCGCCACCCATCCGGCACGCGCTAGCGGACGGCGCGGAAAACCTCAACTTGAGCACTGAAAGAATTTGAGCCTGGGACATTGACTGTCGCGCGGGAGACATTAAGATTATGATGTTGAGAATGCGATGAGCAGGCAGCAGAAGTTGCTATTGTTGAAGAAGTGCGCATTTTCGTTAATACTCCTCGCTTTGCTCATTGTAACACGCTGTGCTCCGGTGGAGAAACGCGTTGACCTCACCTATGGAAGCTCTGTCAAAGCCACGGGAGGCTCAGGCGAGGTACTCGTTGCGCAGCCGGTGATGAAGCAGAATCTGGCGGTACTTCCCTCGGGCAGGCAGATCATAGGAAAGTCAGGGGACATAGACATAGTCATAGGAGAGAATCCTGCCAACTGGCTTCTATCGGCCCTCAAGCTGGAGCTGTCTGCTGCTGGATACGACGTGAAGACTGTCCCGACGCTTCCAGCAGGCGTTTCAAAAGGAATAAACACGATTTTTCTGACCCTCTCCGCAAATCAGTCCTCCAAGGTGCTGACCATTGTTACAACCACTGACGTTAAACTGGAGGTACAACTCTGGACCCATGGGCAGCTCGCGAAGACGCTAACCGTGTCGGCCCAAGACTACGAAGAGGGGGCGGACCGTTCTTCAGAACCAATCCGGCTGGCCCTTGAAAAAACGCTGAATCGCGTCATGCAGGAGCTTCTTCCTGACATCATCAAAGGACTGCAGTAGTTCTTATCAGGTTACGAGAGGACCAGGACCGTAGACACCCTGATGCCGCTTCCGGTTCTGCTCACTTGAAGTACGACGCAGCCTTGTCGTACGCTTTGTGAAGATCATCCCGGGCAGTATCGGCCTCAGCCTTGGTCTTCTCCCACGCTTTTGATGAAAGAGCCTTCGCTTTGGCTTTTGCTGTCTTCTGCTTTGCTTTCAGGTCATTCCAGCTTTCCTTTGTTTCAGCCTCCAGCTTTGACCCTTGCTTCTTGACCTTCTTGCTGAGCGCCGCGATCTTCTTATCCATTGCCCGGAGGTCCTTTTCCAAATCCTTCTTGTAGGCTTCCATCGTTCCTTTCGACTCCTCAGCCCCCGCGGTGCTCCCCTTCATCCCGGGTTTGCCCTCTTGTCCTGTCGCCATGGACTTCTGGGCTGACTCCCCGCTTTGCTGCGAGTACGTTGGAAGCGCCCAGGCCGTCGCGAGCAGGCATACCGTCAACAAGAACAATCCAAAGACTTTGCAACGTTTCATTCACATACCTCCCCATCCGTATTTGCGACCCGCGTAATCAGCCAGTCAATGAGAGAGAATCTCCACTCGCGGATGGCTGGACTGGGCGTGCACTACGAGACGGTCGCATAGTGACAGGTTGTGTTCGGACCGGGACAAAGTCAATAGCAGCGGTGATCCATCTCTCCATCAAGCTGAGGCATGAAAATGCGTTGGATTACCCTTCCGCTGGTTCCTGTTTCTTTTTTTCGTATGCTTCTATACCGGCCTGGACTGCGCTGGTAATACGCCGTTTTTTGTCCTCAATGAGGCCTTTTCCGTTCTCCAGCGTGGAAATGACCGCATCTTTGATCTGCCCGTAGTAATCGTCGGCCTTCCTCCTCGCATCCCCCGCGAAGCCCCTGATCTGCTCGCGTGTTTCCTTGCCGGTCATCGGAGTAACCAGTAGCGCGACACCTGCGCCGATCAGTCCGCCCAGAAGGAACGAAGATACCACCGAACATACCCCGCTTGATCCTTCGTGTTCCATAGCAACCCTCCTTTTGTTCTGCTGTTGTGTCCTGGAAGCGTTATACAAACTACCTTTCTTTCATTGCGCCTTCACTGGAAGTAAAGGCAGGGAGTGCATCTTCCCGCTGCTAGCCTTCGGAGAACGCGCTGTCAGGGCGTTCTTGAAAGTGCCGGGTTTCGGCCGCACGGCGTCAGTGATGCCCTTGTCCTTCATGCTGGTGGTGTCCTCCTCCATGTTCTTCCCCGCCTCTTCCTTCACCACCCCCGTGCCTCTCTTCTCCGTGTCCCATGCCCCGCTCTTCGGGTTTTCCATGCCAGCCCTCTCGCCATTGCCTATCGCGGGCCCAGTATTGCTGGCGTTCCCATCCTGCCCAGTTTTTTTTCATCTGTCCGTACGGTATCCGGCGGTATCCCGGGGGCACTCTACGATAGTCCGGAGGAAGCCGCAGGAGCGGTGGGGGCACCCTTTCCGGTGGAAGATTGAGCCATGGGCCATTATAGGAGTGAGCCCTGAACCAGTGGCCTTCATATGGACGATACCAAAAACCCCCGTAAAAGAAAATCTCCGCGGTAATGTCAGGTATCATGTAAACGTAGGTTCCCGGTATGACCACGACCGGAGGGGACGCAGGTATGCTGTACGGGGGCGGAGGACCTATATGGATATCCACGCTGACCTGGGCATCACTTGCTGCAGGTATCCAGACGGCGAACAGAAGTAAAGCTCCGGTCAGAAAGACGCGCGACTCATTTCCTCTCATACGACGTCCTCTCCTTTTGCATGAATGTCGCATTCGTACATAGATTAATCACTCATCAGCCTCGCTGCAAGGCCAGCCGAAAGCATCAGAATATGTATCGACCAGCCGTTGAGCCTACTTGATGCCCCCAATGAACATACATGAAGAGGTCATTACATGGACGTCGAATTGCGAACGCGGCAAAATGAAAAGGTGGGAATGTGCGGCGTTGACCTAGTGCTCTCCTGCCTGCGGCCTCAGTACGATAATACCGGGTTTGCCCGTTATGTATGCTCTGAAATCCT
This genomic stretch from Syntrophorhabdales bacterium harbors:
- a CDS encoding Spy/CpxP family protein refolding chaperone; translated protein: MKRINCRFTCSTAVFIAAVCFCMSIVLARPLPSRAAETTSPESKPKASQIDRTEARINELHAKLKITPAQEEQWSKVAQVMRENATTMETLIQARREKGNKLNAVEDLRSYSTITDAHATGLKNFIAAFEPLYASMSDEQKKIADTIFTKHDQRRSKKK
- a CDS encoding YMGG-like glycine zipper-containing protein; this translates as MKVIRTLTAIMVVLGLLAGCANMTPQQQRTLSGGAIGAGAGAALGAITGHSIAGGAAIGAAAGAVGGYIYDQSKRRH
- a CDS encoding BON domain-containing protein; protein product: MKKIIYATFLIGFALSLCYACQSTTGRTAGEMVDDTTIANTIRTKIVEDKDLSILKINTDVFNGNVTLLGVVPNKESEDRLIALANSVKGVKSVTSKLMIQTK
- a CDS encoding DUF3096 domain-containing protein produces the protein MTVAPMHHAIISLMAGILILIIPRLLNYIVAIYLIIIGLLGLVR
- a CDS encoding cell wall hydrolase, translating into MSENLGSCARREWPLITPLVLDRCRQYGPIAQISGIVCLAAFLVACHGSGSAQADKEERAKNKAAVEEKAAGKGSNAPAADAITKSEAQAVDPAGKEHLDDAITCLARTIYWEARSAGVADMEAIANVVMNRLGHEGFPSTICEIVKKGQKQRTCQFSWWCDGLPDTAQDEKSYAVAKEIARKALNRELVDVTRGALYFRGKGSSPAWAKKYMRTATVGSHVFYKPRGGKAK
- a CDS encoding DUF1328 domain-containing protein; amino-acid sequence: MLYWALVFFIVAIVAAVFGFTGIALAAAGIAKVFFAIFLVLFLISLLTHLWKRPRA
- a CDS encoding YtxH domain-containing protein, with the protein product MEHEGSSGVCSVVSSFLLGGLIGAGVALLVTPMTGKETREQIRGFAGDARRKADDYYGQIKDAVISTLENGKGLIEDKKRRITSAVQAGIEAYEKKKQEPAEG